The Neurospora crassa OR74A linkage group IV, whole genome shotgun sequence genome has a segment encoding these proteins:
- a CDS encoding mitochondrial triosephosphate isomerase, whose product MSSASPSRERRRLVGVSTKMYFSHARTTNFITSFLDLMQHHTSTKTEQSNDNRNNLAAALASKIDIFIIPDHLSLQSAINRTANHPSQSGPTDPKILFGAQNCHWEDSGPFTGEVSPAVLAEVGCSIVELNHAERRRHFAETDAITCLKAQAVIRNGMIPLICVGEGSPGQIPALSEVAIMKAAAEVVDQVELCLEGVDPTKEVWLAYEPVWAIGAKEPAGVEHVRGVVRTIRKSEVVRGREERGGVTRILYGGSAGPGLFGQLKEVDGVDGLFLGRFAHEEGQFWKTICEVAEVEWEGR is encoded by the coding sequence ATGTCCTCCGCATCACCTTCCCGTGAGCGCCGGCGTCTAGTAGGCGTCTCAACAAAAATGTACTTCTCCCACGCCCGCACCACCAACTTCATCACCTCCTTCCTCGACCTCATGCAACACCACACCTCCACCAAAACCGAGCAGTCCAACGACAACAGAAACAACCTGGCTGCCGCCCTCGCCTCCAAGATTGACATATTCATCATCCCCGACCACCTCTCTTTGCAGTCTGCCATCAACCGCACCGCCAACCACCCAAGTCAATCTGGCCCAACTGATCCCAAAATCCTCTTCGGCGCGCAAAACTGCCACTGGGAAGATTCCGGTCCGTTCACAGGCGAGGTATCTCCCGCCGTCCTGGCCGAGGTAGGGTGCAGCATAGTTGAACTCAACCACGCTGAACGGCGCCGCCACTTTGCCGAAACAGATGCCATCACCTGCCTCAAAGCTCAGGCAGTCATACGAAACGGGATGATCCCCCTCATCTGCGTTGGCGAAGGCTCCCCTGGTCAAATACCTGCCTTGAGCGAGGTAGCAATCATGaaagcggcggcggaggtggtcGACCAAGTAGAACTTTGCCTAGAGGGCGTTGACCCCACAAAAGAAGTTTGGCTGGCTTACGAACCTGTTTGGGCTATTGGTGCAAAGGAGCCTGCGGGGGTGGAACATGTGAGGGGGGTGGTGAGGACTATACGAAAAAGTGAGGTGgtgagggggagggaggaaaggGGCGGGGTGACGAGGATTTTGTATGGAGGGAGCGCGGGGCCGGGGTTGTTTGGACAACTGAAAGAGGTTGATGGAGTAGATGGGTTGTTTTTGGGGAGGTT